In one window of Allorhodopirellula heiligendammensis DNA:
- a CDS encoding type II secretion system F family protein has product MSERNENSSDVNAVVNPWSIGQTAEFELWQRGRDATRRRLSSAVTAGFLYLMAALVVGAYLILMVAAVARGAVVMDGWNATAIDLSWTTQIVWCYGGLALLAIIFYPLLLLLIHGRLPSPLSRCMRMFPGIGSTMRMVELGDFCQSMYQSLAQSQTYEQAFTQASNNARDAGLRQWAHAAACRLETGQSLAGVLRSTPVRDQPLPAILAFVQSDISQSDTLRVWHHAAEECHLQSQRRLKRTTQAISVSCMLAAVFLAAFGMLMAATITHRMLQGWSMLTYSPSYTIKWLAEMGISEWALIPIALGILLVATLLRGVNRISRDRGSGRWRWLLPAVLTCAEWSLWGLGLMALVVGLPHPITIVLAVMIIASLVIAGRWRQRDEVESLNPWLRLATDTNMSIPVLVESLADGFQGRLAEQARSFAARMKRGESMVAAVRRSQLPVHADTLAALAISPANLVGQEATRRPSEAPHRTRTRRQIVSGDDSTSQSPVLVSEQFVYVVATVLLAWLISRMVRSVTLPFFTSLADEFFNLKDFATPGLDLTVMVGNVVVTVMVVWLLAAFSIAELPLWMVRWVPWFGRLAIDRWRCGVLRTIAHGVRGHQSASEILQFASATTPVRWIRRGCETAKQSVDHGVGLAASLRRAQFIAAREESWLNSAEKNAVLAETIEQIVDNIRRRQTLLWKVRKSWLVPLATVGVGIYVLVHGVVVFQFLSRVIGWNA; this is encoded by the coding sequence ATGAGTGAGCGCAACGAGAACAGTTCGGATGTGAACGCGGTAGTCAATCCGTGGAGCATCGGGCAAACGGCCGAGTTTGAACTTTGGCAACGTGGCCGCGACGCTACCCGTCGACGTCTCAGTAGCGCGGTCACTGCGGGTTTTTTGTATCTGATGGCAGCGCTCGTTGTGGGGGCCTACCTGATCCTGATGGTCGCTGCGGTAGCGCGGGGTGCGGTGGTCATGGATGGTTGGAATGCGACAGCAATCGATTTGAGTTGGACGACTCAGATCGTGTGGTGCTACGGTGGCCTCGCCCTGCTCGCGATTATCTTCTACCCGTTGTTGCTCTTACTGATCCACGGCCGGTTGCCGTCACCACTGTCTCGATGCATGCGAATGTTTCCGGGGATCGGATCCACGATGCGAATGGTCGAGCTGGGTGATTTTTGCCAATCGATGTATCAGTCCTTGGCACAATCGCAGACCTACGAACAAGCCTTCACGCAAGCCTCAAACAACGCCCGTGACGCAGGCCTGCGTCAGTGGGCACACGCTGCTGCGTGCCGCCTCGAGACCGGGCAATCGCTCGCTGGCGTGCTGCGGTCAACCCCCGTGCGTGACCAGCCACTGCCGGCAATCTTGGCGTTCGTGCAAAGTGATATTTCGCAATCGGATACATTGCGAGTATGGCATCACGCTGCGGAGGAATGCCATTTACAATCGCAACGACGCCTGAAACGAACGACTCAGGCAATCTCTGTTTCGTGCATGTTGGCTGCGGTGTTCTTAGCAGCATTCGGCATGTTAATGGCTGCCACCATCACCCATCGGATGCTTCAGGGATGGTCGATGCTCACTTACTCGCCGAGCTATACCATCAAGTGGTTAGCAGAGATGGGGATATCAGAATGGGCCCTGATCCCAATCGCCCTCGGCATCCTGTTGGTGGCCACCCTACTGCGTGGCGTCAATCGCATCTCGCGAGATCGCGGCAGCGGCCGGTGGCGTTGGCTGCTGCCAGCGGTTTTAACTTGTGCTGAGTGGTCGCTCTGGGGCTTAGGGTTGATGGCGTTGGTCGTGGGATTGCCCCATCCAATCACCATTGTGCTGGCTGTCATGATCATCGCGTCGCTCGTGATCGCAGGGAGGTGGCGTCAACGTGACGAGGTTGAGTCGCTCAATCCCTGGCTGCGATTAGCGACCGATACGAATATGTCGATCCCAGTGCTGGTGGAAAGCCTGGCAGATGGATTTCAAGGCCGACTCGCGGAACAAGCAAGATCGTTTGCCGCGCGTATGAAACGCGGTGAATCCATGGTCGCTGCTGTCCGTCGCTCGCAGTTGCCGGTGCACGCCGATACGTTGGCGGCACTAGCGATCTCCCCTGCAAATCTCGTCGGTCAAGAGGCCACGCGGCGGCCCAGTGAAGCCCCCCATCGCACGCGGACGCGTCGCCAGATCGTTTCGGGAGACGACTCCACCTCCCAGTCGCCCGTGCTCGTATCGGAGCAGTTCGTCTATGTCGTTGCGACGGTTTTACTAGCGTGGTTGATCAGCCGCATGGTCCGGTCAGTCACGCTGCCTTTTTTCACATCATTGGCGGATGAGTTCTTTAATTTAAAGGATTTTGCCACGCCCGGGCTCGACCTCACCGTCATGGTTGGCAATGTCGTGGTCACGGTCATGGTGGTTTGGCTGCTGGCGGCGTTTTCAATTGCGGAGTTGCCGCTGTGGATGGTGCGATGGGTACCGTGGTTTGGCCGCCTCGCCATCGATCGCTGGCGATGCGGCGTATTGCGGACGATCGCCCATGGGGTGCGCGGCCATCAATCGGCCAGCGAGATTTTGCAATTCGCATCGGCAACGACACCGGTGCGTTGGATTCGGCGAGGTTGCGAAACCGCAAAGCAATCCGTCGACCATGGTGTGGGGCTGGCAGCATCGTTGCGCCGTGCCCAGTTCATCGCGGCTCGCGAAGAATCTTGGCTGAATAGCGCGGAGAAGAACGCCGTGCTGGCCGAAACGATCGAGCAAATTGTCGACAACATTCGCCGCCGGCAAACGCTATTATGGAAGGTCCGCAAGTCGTGGCTGGTGCCTCTGGCGACCGTGGGAGTCGGTATCTACGTGCTCGTTCACGGGGTCGTTGTTTTTCAGTTCTTAAGCAGGGTGATTGGTTGGAACGCGTGA
- a CDS encoding type II secretion system F family protein, with the protein MNPLYTTTNSIDHESLAMLLDEVTAIAASGRSLTIGLADLDQVALGKIGRAAQTVRQRMEQGQSASAAIASLSQTYQAPIRGAMLVMARTGSTRPLRETVRLIREANERRQQMTLAVINPLMSIVVAATVVFLVIPWILVSLSEAELVKSAFAPTAVEISHAFVRHFFLAVTLTLAVIAIVAASLYAWQRRAGRISDVADEQATFCRWLALQIEDRQYGEVETARAIETSAEVVGPQFAAAWTPALERIRGGAQTAESMSMPRFLDGPLRQCVVDLVAAHRDRESIALDLQQLSELYADESRRRRAWWIETVPKWVAAIVMVAVILILIQAILAPLLDVINEVAPMGDKQEYRQDIPAPQTTSGHSQLEYATGLSS; encoded by the coding sequence TTGAATCCATTATACACAACCACAAACAGCATTGATCACGAATCCTTGGCGATGTTGCTTGATGAAGTTACTGCGATCGCGGCCTCGGGTCGCTCATTGACAATCGGCTTGGCTGATCTGGATCAGGTGGCGTTGGGTAAGATTGGCAGGGCCGCGCAGACTGTTCGACAGCGGATGGAACAGGGGCAGTCCGCGAGCGCAGCGATTGCCTCGCTATCGCAAACCTACCAAGCACCGATTCGTGGCGCCATGCTGGTGATGGCACGTACCGGGTCAACCCGACCGCTGCGTGAAACAGTCCGATTGATTCGTGAAGCCAATGAGCGACGACAGCAAATGACGCTCGCGGTGATCAATCCACTGATGAGTATCGTGGTCGCCGCGACGGTGGTTTTCCTCGTGATCCCATGGATTTTGGTATCGCTCTCGGAAGCTGAGTTGGTGAAGTCGGCATTTGCACCCACTGCGGTCGAAATTTCACACGCTTTCGTCAGACATTTTTTTCTGGCCGTCACCCTCACGCTGGCTGTCATCGCCATCGTGGCGGCGTCGCTATATGCTTGGCAGCGACGAGCTGGCCGTATCAGCGACGTGGCTGATGAGCAGGCGACCTTCTGTCGTTGGTTGGCCTTGCAGATCGAGGACCGGCAATACGGTGAAGTGGAGACGGCACGGGCGATCGAGACGTCGGCCGAAGTCGTCGGGCCGCAATTCGCTGCGGCATGGACACCGGCGTTGGAACGGATTCGCGGGGGGGCTCAAACAGCGGAGTCAATGTCAATGCCTCGATTCCTAGACGGACCGCTTCGGCAGTGTGTTGTTGACCTGGTGGCGGCACATCGCGATCGCGAGTCGATCGCCCTGGACCTTCAGCAGCTGAGCGAACTGTACGCGGATGAATCCCGCCGGCGGCGAGCTTGGTGGATCGAAACGGTTCCAAAGTGGGTCGCGGCGATCGTAATGGTCGCAGTTATCCTGATTTTGATTCAAGCGATCCTGGCCCCGTTGCTCGATGTGATCAACGAAGTGGCCCCGATGGGCGACAAGCAGGAATACAGGCAGGACATCCCTGCCCCGCAGACGACTAGCGGACATAGTCAGCTCGAGTATGCGACGGGGTTGAGTTCATGA
- a CDS encoding GspE/PulE family protein — MPVSLSSHRLSTTDVTYASAMVQDCLTAAIRCGASDVHLQPRLRSWDVSFRINGVLQQVDSFPRSDESDPVARLMALAGLPSYRGGVPQEGPLQWPSDSGETREMRLGVFPTVHGNRAAIRIMDDRYSIRQLDQLGFDGRIQSQLQSVCDGRDGWLLVAGPAGSGKTTTLYACLSQIAAGEFRRSVLTIEDPIEAVIDSISQSQLEPTSGLTLAAAMRAAVRQDAEVLLVSEIRDVETAEAVLAASMTGHLCFSSIHAGSLGATLRRLVQMQLPTFAIQSGLRGILCQRLLRRRCGTCSGQSSTPPGSPCGVCHGTGYDGRIPIAQMVTFDGQSAGQAILEALANSLPATEIDRIASQSGIESLAAQAQRLVDQGQTDAAEVYRVLGGTP, encoded by the coding sequence ATGCCGGTTTCCCTTTCTTCCCACCGACTTTCGACCACCGACGTAACGTATGCGTCAGCGATGGTACAAGATTGCTTGACTGCAGCAATTCGTTGCGGTGCTAGTGACGTGCATTTGCAACCCAGGTTGCGGAGTTGGGATGTCTCGTTTCGTATCAATGGTGTATTGCAGCAAGTCGATTCGTTTCCGCGTAGCGATGAGAGTGACCCGGTGGCGCGTTTGATGGCGTTGGCGGGATTGCCGTCTTACCGGGGCGGCGTGCCACAAGAAGGTCCACTGCAGTGGCCATCCGATAGCGGCGAAACTCGGGAGATGCGGCTGGGGGTTTTCCCAACGGTGCATGGCAACCGGGCTGCGATTCGGATCATGGACGATCGTTATTCGATTCGGCAGCTCGACCAACTTGGCTTCGATGGCCGAATACAATCGCAACTGCAAAGCGTCTGCGATGGACGGGATGGCTGGTTGTTGGTAGCCGGCCCTGCTGGCAGCGGCAAGACGACAACCTTGTACGCTTGCCTCTCACAAATCGCCGCGGGCGAGTTCCGTCGCAGTGTGTTGACGATTGAGGATCCGATTGAAGCGGTGATCGACTCGATCAGTCAGAGTCAACTGGAGCCCACCAGTGGGTTGACATTGGCGGCGGCGATGCGCGCGGCTGTCCGTCAGGATGCCGAGGTATTGTTGGTCAGCGAGATCCGTGATGTGGAGACTGCCGAAGCTGTCTTGGCGGCTTCGATGACTGGTCATTTGTGTTTCTCGTCGATTCATGCTGGATCCCTCGGCGCAACGTTAAGGCGTCTGGTGCAGATGCAATTGCCCACATTTGCAATTCAAAGTGGCCTGCGAGGTATCCTGTGTCAGCGTTTGCTGCGCCGGAGGTGCGGTACTTGTAGTGGCCAGTCGTCGACTCCTCCTGGTTCGCCATGCGGGGTTTGCCATGGTACCGGATACGACGGTCGAATCCCAATCGCTCAGATGGTCACGTTCGATGGACAGTCGGCGGGGCAAGCAATCCTGGAGGCATTGGCTAATTCACTACCCGCGACGGAAATAGATCGGATCGCCTCACAATCCGGAATTGAGTCGCTAGCTGCTCAGGCGCAACGATTGGTGGATCAAGGCCAGACGGATGCCGCCGAGGTGTATCGCGTATTGGGAGGAACGCCTTGA
- a CDS encoding DUF1559 domain-containing protein, with protein MQRPHHHNGFTLLELLVVMGIIGILVAMLLPAVQAAREAARRMSCSNNFKQIALGVAQYHDAFGNLPLHGTGTFSNANDPTNTNQFRLSFLVSITPFVGQSTLWEAISDEYAGPPPRTSNAADPDVTYGMDPYGSLDGDDGLTHLYPSMGPAPSEVSYTPWRIDISTYRCPSDPGAGSPAMGRTNYAACLGDAIEGLDAGSWRYEASQWTPSGETLMRATGRGMFVPRMVTSYGDVTDGLSSTIMLGEIATDLSDLDKRTAPSTNNGWSPGVLDDVEFCRSQADPNRPMFWLRSPKLENSSAQGRGFRWADSQSLMTGCNTTLPPNRELCFGGDAATIGTLTFSSWHQGGCHVAMGDGAIKFITDSIECGNQEGTITKHGQDELAPGSPSPFGLWGALGTRDQGELNGELF; from the coding sequence ATGCAACGACCTCACCATCATAACGGATTCACGCTGCTAGAGTTGCTCGTTGTCATGGGCATCATCGGAATTTTGGTGGCGATGTTATTGCCCGCCGTTCAAGCGGCTCGGGAGGCGGCACGGCGAATGAGTTGCAGCAACAACTTTAAGCAGATTGCTTTGGGTGTTGCCCAGTATCACGACGCGTTCGGGAATTTACCGCTGCATGGGACGGGAACATTCAGCAATGCCAATGACCCCACCAATACCAACCAATTTCGCTTAAGCTTTCTCGTATCCATCACTCCATTCGTTGGCCAATCAACTTTGTGGGAGGCGATCAGTGATGAGTATGCCGGGCCGCCACCACGCACCAGCAATGCTGCAGATCCTGACGTGACGTATGGCATGGACCCCTATGGCTCACTCGATGGTGATGACGGACTGACTCACCTCTACCCATCCATGGGACCTGCTCCATCGGAGGTGTCCTATACACCATGGCGGATTGATATTTCAACTTACCGATGTCCGTCCGACCCAGGCGCTGGATCACCGGCGATGGGCCGAACCAATTATGCGGCCTGTCTCGGCGACGCCATTGAAGGATTGGACGCAGGCTCGTGGCGGTACGAAGCGTCGCAGTGGACGCCCAGCGGGGAGACACTGATGCGGGCAACCGGCCGCGGCATGTTCGTACCTCGCATGGTTACGTCCTATGGCGATGTGACCGACGGATTGTCCAGTACAATCATGCTGGGGGAAATAGCGACCGATCTTAGCGATCTCGACAAGCGAACGGCGCCCTCGACAAACAATGGTTGGTCACCTGGGGTGCTAGACGATGTTGAGTTCTGCCGCAGCCAAGCGGATCCTAACCGTCCGATGTTTTGGCTACGAAGCCCGAAGCTGGAGAACAGTTCGGCGCAAGGACGCGGTTTTCGCTGGGCCGACTCGCAATCCCTGATGACTGGGTGCAACACAACCCTCCCTCCCAATCGGGAACTCTGCTTTGGTGGCGATGCCGCTACCATCGGTACCCTGACATTCAGCAGCTGGCACCAGGGTGGCTGCCACGTCGCCATGGGCGACGGAGCGATCAAGTTCATTACCGATTCCATCGAGTGTGGCAATCAAGAAGGCACGATAACCAAACATGGGCAAGACGAACTGGCCCCCGGCAGCCCCAGTCCGTTTGGTCTGTGGGGAGCGTTAGGCACCCGTGATCAAGGCGAACTCAATGGTGAGTTGTTTTGA
- a CDS encoding FAD-dependent oxidoreductase, with amino-acid sequence MTAAAKRIVLLGIGHTNANVVRQWATDPIPGSTLTCISNFPTATYSGMLPGTLGGQFDDEEMRIDLPKLADRAGATLLLADTCGLDLVDGRIHFSDHDSISFDALSIGVGSVPANSQEHANSPLLIPIKPMQTFLERLETRLQARSSTMGHDPTKIAIVGGGVAGVEIAFCLQEQFTERALHDTRIEIFTSSEHVAAGMSERGVRRIKRLLTKRGNQVHAGHRVTTVGESEIVLDDGCRHVVDAVIWATGAAAPPVLSKLGLRTDDRGFIATGPTLQTLSDPRVFAVGDSGTILQSPSPKAGVYAVRQSPILWHNIRALATGGTMQQFKPQRSFLKLLNTGDGKALLEYGMFVAHARWCWRLKTWIDKRFVSEFQSASHTHVSRARQTQHAR; translated from the coding sequence TTGACTGCCGCAGCAAAGCGAATTGTCCTGCTCGGCATCGGTCACACCAATGCGAACGTCGTCAGGCAATGGGCGACCGATCCAATTCCTGGCAGCACACTAACGTGCATCAGCAACTTTCCCACTGCCACGTATTCTGGCATGTTACCGGGAACTCTGGGTGGGCAATTCGACGATGAGGAAATGCGCATCGATCTGCCAAAACTCGCTGATCGCGCCGGTGCGACTCTACTTCTCGCCGATACGTGCGGTTTGGACCTCGTGGATGGGCGCATCCATTTTTCAGACCATGATTCGATTTCATTCGATGCGCTTTCGATTGGTGTGGGTTCTGTGCCCGCAAATTCTCAGGAACACGCGAATTCGCCGCTATTGATTCCAATCAAGCCAATGCAGACCTTCCTAGAGCGACTGGAAACCCGATTGCAGGCAAGGTCTTCAACCATGGGACATGATCCCACCAAAATTGCCATCGTGGGCGGGGGAGTCGCGGGCGTCGAGATTGCGTTCTGCTTGCAGGAACAATTCACCGAGCGTGCCCTGCATGACACCAGGATAGAGATTTTCACCAGTAGCGAGCATGTCGCAGCAGGCATGAGCGAGCGAGGCGTTCGTCGCATCAAACGACTGCTGACGAAACGCGGCAACCAAGTCCATGCCGGACACCGTGTGACCACGGTTGGCGAGTCTGAAATCGTGCTTGACGACGGCTGTCGCCACGTTGTTGATGCTGTTATTTGGGCCACCGGCGCCGCCGCGCCGCCAGTCCTTAGCAAGCTTGGATTGCGAACGGATGATCGTGGATTCATTGCGACGGGCCCGACATTGCAAACGCTAAGCGACCCTCGCGTTTTTGCCGTCGGCGATTCTGGAACGATCCTCCAATCACCGTCACCGAAGGCGGGCGTCTATGCCGTCCGGCAAAGCCCCATCCTCTGGCACAACATCCGCGCACTGGCCACTGGTGGCACGATGCAGCAATTCAAACCACAGCGAAGCTTCCTGAAGCTGCTGAATACCGGCGATGGCAAAGCGCTGTTGGAGTACGGCATGTTCGTCGCGCACGCTCGTTGGTGCTGGAGATTAAAGACATGGATCGATAAACGCTTCGTCAGCGAGTTTCAATCCGCATCGCACACGCACGTCTCGCGAGCACGACAAACGCAGCACGCCCGATAA
- a CDS encoding RNA 2'-phosphotransferase — protein MNKRLTKISKYLTFILRHEPQAIGLELDDEGYLAVDELLQNANASGKKITSEQVQQVVGGHDPPLFSFSDDGSRIRVVETLTPAPWGRRKRSPWDGQR, from the coding sequence ATGAACAAAAGACTCACCAAAATCAGTAAGTACCTCACCTTCATTTTGCGGCACGAACCTCAGGCGATCGGCCTGGAACTCGACGATGAAGGCTATCTCGCCGTTGACGAACTGCTCCAAAACGCGAATGCATCTGGTAAGAAAATCACTTCCGAGCAGGTGCAACAGGTCGTCGGCGGTCACGATCCACCCCTGTTTTCCTTTTCCGACGACGGCAGTCGCATTCGAGTCGTTGAAACATTGACGCCGGCGCCGTGGGGACGTAGGAAACGTTCTCCGTGGGATGGTCAGAGGTGA
- a CDS encoding SHOCT domain-containing protein, which produces MSNLSPAGQQLVQNLSQRHGVSPEAVTHMLIAVQNGNGSMAQFNHPEFGGSGQWMRGGMTMVSDLFNNQLKFRVDSLCSDISNELANHQTTPMFGSFQSQSQNGSSQQAQSAGSLGAVNSLFEPDPEQNWWPQDLGTPNAVGSQNSIRYAYFASARRLAVSTGGDVWVYDTGNHQIGGFSQQQGVGGSITFSSQFGTVDLSTLPVVMRNGSAMDADSRPATSDAAPPPEVAPAVGGQSGAAAMAPDEHKTSAAPPTDEHGILSMLEKLGGLHDRGYLSDEEFQAKKSDLLSRL; this is translated from the coding sequence GTGTCCAATCTATCGCCCGCGGGTCAACAGCTTGTTCAAAATCTGTCACAGCGTCACGGTGTGTCACCCGAGGCTGTTACGCATATGTTGATTGCCGTTCAAAATGGCAACGGCAGTATGGCTCAATTCAATCATCCCGAATTTGGTGGTTCTGGACAGTGGATGCGAGGCGGCATGACCATGGTCAGCGATCTCTTTAATAACCAACTAAAATTTCGCGTTGACAGCCTGTGCAGTGATATTTCGAACGAGCTTGCCAACCATCAGACCACACCGATGTTCGGCTCGTTTCAATCACAATCTCAAAACGGTTCAAGCCAACAGGCTCAATCGGCAGGCAGCCTGGGAGCAGTAAATTCACTCTTTGAACCCGATCCCGAACAGAATTGGTGGCCACAAGATCTAGGGACGCCCAATGCGGTGGGTAGCCAAAACAGTATCCGGTATGCCTATTTTGCTAGTGCCCGACGGTTAGCGGTATCCACCGGTGGCGACGTCTGGGTCTATGACACCGGAAACCATCAGATTGGAGGTTTCTCGCAACAGCAAGGCGTCGGAGGCTCGATTACGTTCAGTAGCCAGTTTGGGACGGTAGATCTATCCACGCTCCCGGTTGTAATGCGAAATGGCAGCGCCATGGATGCGGATTCCCGGCCGGCCACCAGCGATGCTGCTCCACCGCCAGAAGTAGCCCCGGCAGTAGGGGGGCAGTCGGGAGCCGCTGCCATGGCACCTGATGAGCATAAGACGTCGGCCGCCCCCCCGACCGACGAGCACGGCATTCTCTCCATGCTGGAGAAGCTTGGCGGGCTGCATGACCGAGGATATCTCAGCGATGAAGAGTTCCAGGCGAAGAAATCCGACTTACTCTCGCGGTTGTAG
- a CDS encoding sugar phosphate isomerase/epimerase family protein has translation MPKLAAFPKAYMHALCKDGSMTVTEWIELAGTLDIEGLEFYAGFLELADRATWDRFRRQTEDAGMVIPMLCCSPDFTHPDARFRDAEIAKQKGWIEMTEALGGSFCRVLSGQRRPELSLDEGVQLAADSIQACLPFAQQRGVTLILENHYKDDFWEYPEFAQAMDVFCKLVAAIDDPNFGVNYDPSNAFLAGDDPIELLKRVSDRVVTMHASDRYLLAGTLEDLRAEESGSVGYAKRLRHGEIGKGLNDYDAIFQELASKGFDSWISIEDGVDGIEQLRRSVEFLKQKIALHWPMHGG, from the coding sequence ATGCCCAAGCTCGCCGCCTTTCCCAAGGCCTACATGCACGCCCTCTGCAAAGATGGGTCGATGACGGTGACCGAGTGGATCGAACTCGCGGGAACGCTCGACATCGAGGGGCTGGAATTCTACGCTGGCTTTCTCGAACTCGCCGACCGTGCGACCTGGGACCGATTTCGCCGGCAGACTGAGGACGCCGGGATGGTAATTCCGATGCTCTGCTGCTCCCCAGATTTCACCCATCCCGATGCTCGCTTTCGCGATGCGGAGATTGCCAAGCAGAAAGGCTGGATCGAGATGACCGAAGCACTCGGCGGTAGCTTTTGCCGAGTGCTGAGCGGACAACGACGGCCAGAGCTTTCGCTTGATGAAGGCGTGCAGTTGGCCGCCGATAGCATTCAGGCCTGTTTGCCTTTTGCACAACAGCGCGGTGTGACCCTGATCCTAGAGAACCATTATAAAGATGATTTCTGGGAGTACCCAGAGTTTGCCCAAGCGATGGACGTGTTCTGCAAACTCGTGGCAGCCATCGATGATCCGAACTTCGGTGTCAACTATGACCCCAGCAACGCGTTTCTAGCGGGGGATGATCCCATCGAACTATTGAAGCGAGTCTCTGATCGGGTGGTCACCATGCACGCCAGTGACCGATATCTCCTGGCAGGAACGCTTGAAGACTTGCGGGCTGAGGAAAGCGGCTCGGTAGGTTACGCCAAGCGACTCCGCCATGGCGAAATTGGTAAAGGGCTCAACGACTACGACGCGATCTTCCAAGAGCTGGCGAGCAAGGGATTCGACAGCTGGATCAGTATCGAAGACGGGGTCGATGGAATTGAACAGTTGCGTCGCAGCGTCGAATTTTTAAAGCAGAAAATTGCGTTGCATTGGCCAATGCACGGCGGTTAA
- a CDS encoding zinc-binding dehydrogenase has protein sequence MKSPAVVNFAPERGSVEIRDVEKPVLGREDVLVEVANVGVCGSDLHQWTADHSWPVNYPVVLGHEFGGHIVELGANVQDWREGDRVVSETAAIIDSANPMSRRGLYNLDPTRKGFGYGVDGAMTRYVRVPARILHAVPDALPFEHACLTEPCCVAYNAVVRNARIEPGDRIVVLGPGTIGILCAAMARLCGAEVALVGLEADRQRLQIAKQSYGCDAVVGDVSSWARQRDGLGCDGVIDAAGVSATLQVAINVVRPAGWISKVGWGRQPLDFSLDPLVQKNVTLQGSFSHHWTIWERVLALLTSGQLDVAPIVGGVWPIDQWQDAFEKMHRGEVVKSILKPV, from the coding sequence ATGAAATCACCAGCTGTCGTTAACTTTGCTCCTGAACGAGGCAGCGTCGAAATCCGTGATGTCGAAAAGCCTGTGTTGGGACGAGAAGATGTTCTGGTCGAGGTAGCCAACGTGGGCGTCTGCGGCAGCGATTTGCATCAATGGACGGCCGATCATTCGTGGCCGGTGAATTACCCCGTCGTACTCGGCCATGAGTTCGGAGGACATATTGTCGAACTCGGCGCCAACGTACAGGATTGGCGGGAGGGCGATCGAGTCGTCAGCGAAACGGCGGCGATCATTGACTCAGCCAATCCGATGTCGCGTCGAGGCCTGTACAATCTTGATCCCACCCGCAAGGGATTTGGCTACGGCGTCGACGGTGCAATGACCAGGTACGTACGTGTGCCAGCCCGAATTTTGCATGCGGTGCCCGACGCTCTGCCCTTCGAGCACGCCTGTCTGACGGAGCCCTGCTGCGTGGCTTACAACGCGGTTGTACGCAACGCCAGAATCGAACCGGGAGATCGGATCGTCGTGCTCGGTCCGGGGACGATCGGTATCCTGTGTGCGGCAATGGCACGATTGTGTGGCGCGGAGGTCGCCTTGGTCGGATTGGAAGCTGATCGGCAGCGACTCCAAATCGCCAAACAGAGCTACGGTTGTGATGCGGTCGTGGGCGATGTCAGTAGTTGGGCTCGGCAACGCGATGGCCTGGGTTGCGATGGTGTCATTGACGCCGCGGGCGTGAGCGCAACGCTGCAGGTCGCCATCAATGTCGTCCGGCCGGCGGGATGGATCAGCAAGGTGGGATGGGGACGCCAACCGCTGGATTTCAGCCTTGATCCACTGGTACAAAAGAATGTTACCCTGCAAGGTAGCTTCAGTCATCACTGGACGATTTGGGAACGTGTGCTGGCGTTGCTCACCAGCGGTCAGCTCGATGTCGCTCCGATTGTGGGTGGCGTGTGGCCGATTGACCAATGGCAGGATGCCTTTGAAAAGATGCATCGAGGCGAAGTCGTCAAATCCATTCTCAAACCCGTCTGA
- a CDS encoding orotidine 5'-phosphate decarboxylase / HUMPS family protein: MRPIVQISLDLTNIDEALETAALAMRAGVDWLEAGTPLILAEGLHGVRALRAAFPETPIVADLKTMDGGYLEAEMMAKAGATHVVVMARAHAETVRCVVKAGADFGCQVMGDNMVCDDMVAGAKWLEDLGCDFVIHHIGYDERRGIAARGNPMPSPLDQLREVVDAVKIPVQAVGGLSLEQAIACPKYGAPLVVLGAPLTIDADAFRTADGDLESSLRLICEAVHAQDCPIRDSL, from the coding sequence ATGCGTCCTATCGTTCAAATTTCGCTCGACCTTACTAACATCGACGAAGCTCTTGAAACAGCCGCACTTGCGATGCGGGCGGGAGTGGATTGGCTGGAAGCGGGGACACCGCTGATCCTGGCGGAGGGCTTGCACGGCGTTCGCGCCTTGCGGGCGGCGTTTCCGGAGACCCCGATTGTCGCCGATTTGAAAACGATGGATGGCGGCTATCTCGAAGCGGAGATGATGGCGAAAGCGGGAGCCACTCACGTGGTTGTCATGGCTCGCGCCCATGCCGAGACGGTTCGCTGCGTCGTCAAGGCAGGTGCGGACTTCGGTTGCCAAGTCATGGGCGACAATATGGTATGCGACGATATGGTTGCTGGTGCCAAGTGGTTGGAAGACCTCGGTTGTGATTTTGTCATCCACCACATTGGATATGATGAACGACGGGGCATTGCGGCTCGCGGAAATCCGATGCCCAGCCCGCTCGATCAACTGCGTGAGGTGGTCGATGCGGTGAAGATTCCCGTGCAGGCCGTGGGTGGTCTGTCGCTCGAGCAGGCCATTGCATGCCCCAAATATGGTGCACCGCTGGTCGTCCTGGGTGCTCCACTGACTATTGACGCTGATGCCTTTCGCACCGCAGATGGGGATCTTGAGAGTTCACTGCGTTTGATCTGCGAAGCCGTTCATGCCCAGGATTGCCCTATCCGAGACTCACTATGA